From Cellulomonas oligotrophica, a single genomic window includes:
- a CDS encoding ABC transporter permease, translating into MVVETAAPGPLLVRGTPAPARVAAPRRLPAAVRPAVWLPTLVAVGVVGAAWQLVAAGNPYVLPDLRDVGTALVDDPLLFVTNAWATLQIALLGLLYGFVAAFVLAVLVSESALLRRAIMPLASVLNVTPVVALAPGLVVAFGFGLAPKIIVTAIITFFPVLANVSTGLRSVPLPVLDVFRTLRASRLEVLARLRVPSAMPYTLAALRVTLPLSVVGAVVAEFVAAGSSSGLGTMIKTSAANSQLPQMYAAVTCLALLGVLMLAVIALLERRLLFWHESQQRPRG; encoded by the coding sequence ATGGTCGTCGAGACCGCCGCCCCCGGACCGCTGCTCGTGCGCGGCACGCCCGCACCCGCCCGGGTCGCCGCGCCGCGTCGCCTGCCCGCCGCCGTCCGTCCCGCCGTCTGGCTGCCGACGCTCGTGGCCGTCGGCGTCGTCGGCGCCGCGTGGCAGCTGGTCGCCGCCGGCAACCCGTACGTGCTGCCCGACCTGCGCGACGTCGGCACCGCGCTCGTCGACGACCCGCTGCTGTTCGTCACCAACGCGTGGGCGACGCTGCAGATCGCGCTGCTCGGCCTGCTCTACGGCTTCGTCGCCGCGTTCGTGCTCGCGGTCCTCGTCAGCGAGTCCGCGCTGCTGCGCCGGGCGATCATGCCGCTGGCGAGCGTGCTCAACGTGACGCCGGTCGTCGCGCTCGCCCCCGGGCTGGTCGTGGCGTTCGGGTTCGGGCTGGCGCCGAAGATCATCGTCACCGCGATCATCACGTTCTTCCCCGTGCTGGCGAACGTCAGCACCGGGCTGCGGTCCGTGCCGCTGCCCGTGCTCGACGTGTTCCGCACCCTGCGCGCGTCGCGGCTGGAGGTGCTGGCCCGCCTGCGGGTGCCCAGCGCCATGCCGTACACGCTCGCGGCGCTGCGGGTCACGCTGCCGCTGTCCGTGGTGGGCGCGGTCGTCGCGGAGTTCGTCGCCGCCGGCTCGTCGTCGGGCCTCGGCACGATGATCAAGACGTCCGCCGCGAACTCCCAGCTGCCGCAGATGTACGCGGCCGTGACCTGCCTGGCCCTGCTCGGGGTGCTGATGCTCGCGGTGATCGCGCTGCTCGAGCGGCGCCTGCTGTTCTGGCACGAGTCCCAGCAGCGCCCCCGCGGCTGA
- a CDS encoding ABC transporter substrate-binding protein encodes MHPSTTTAPTRTSTTGPAGRRAARRVGPVAAGLAAVLTLAACSSAEAETEETVAAGATEISAERCAANEAAGTITYITGYQYQSSAGILEAVAADALGYFDALCLDVEIQPGSGDTAANAQLVAAGTAQVTSLGNEAEVLKAVAGGVDITGVLTWAHVPIATLMTGPEITDLTQLEGQTLGHKGSLPAPLRAMLVAEGVDVDAIELVEVGYDPSVLPRGQVQALTGYKSNEPLTLEAMGEDVTVWNPEDVDVVGSFGALAVNPDFAAEHPQAVTDYLRAVIHAFDHCVENGEECVGYAAELAESGYDAEHNAKIWATEAELALSSTPDGEPLGYLDAAATEAEAQTLVDSGELGDVPAVEDAFDASFLEAVYDGTELVWPGE; translated from the coding sequence ATGCACCCCAGCACCACCACCGCCCCGACCCGCACGTCCACGACGGGACCGGCCGGCCGCCGCGCCGCCCGCCGCGTCGGCCCCGTCGCCGCCGGCCTGGCCGCCGTCCTCACGCTCGCCGCCTGCTCGTCCGCCGAGGCCGAGACCGAGGAGACCGTCGCCGCGGGCGCCACCGAGATCTCCGCCGAGCGGTGCGCCGCCAACGAGGCCGCCGGCACGATCACCTACATCACCGGGTACCAGTACCAGTCGTCGGCGGGCATCCTCGAGGCCGTCGCCGCCGACGCGCTCGGCTACTTCGACGCGCTGTGCCTCGACGTCGAGATCCAGCCCGGCTCCGGCGACACCGCGGCCAACGCCCAGCTCGTCGCCGCCGGCACCGCGCAGGTCACGTCGCTGGGCAACGAGGCCGAGGTCCTCAAGGCCGTCGCCGGTGGCGTCGACATCACCGGCGTCCTGACCTGGGCGCACGTGCCGATCGCGACCCTGATGACCGGCCCGGAGATCACCGACCTCACGCAGCTCGAGGGCCAGACCCTCGGCCACAAGGGCTCCCTGCCGGCCCCGCTGCGCGCGATGCTCGTCGCCGAGGGCGTCGACGTCGACGCGATCGAGCTCGTCGAGGTCGGCTACGACCCCAGCGTCCTGCCGCGCGGGCAGGTGCAGGCCCTCACCGGCTACAAGTCCAACGAGCCCCTGACGCTCGAGGCCATGGGCGAGGACGTCACCGTGTGGAACCCGGAGGACGTCGACGTCGTCGGCTCCTTCGGCGCCCTCGCCGTGAACCCGGACTTCGCCGCCGAGCACCCGCAGGCCGTCACCGACTACCTGCGGGCCGTGATCCACGCGTTCGACCACTGCGTCGAGAACGGCGAGGAGTGCGTCGGCTACGCCGCCGAGCTCGCCGAGTCCGGGTACGACGCCGAGCACAACGCGAAGATCTGGGCCACCGAGGCCGAGCTGGCCCTGTCGTCCACGCCCGACGGCGAGCCCCTCGGGTACCTCGACGCCGCGGCGACGGAGGCCGAGGCGCAGACCCTCGTCGACTCCGGCGAGCTGGGCGACGTGCCCGCCGTCGAGGACGCCTTCGACGCCTCGTTCCTCGAGGCGGTCTACGACGGCACCGAGCTGGTGTGGCCCGGCGAGTGA